The Halichoerus grypus chromosome 9, mHalGry1.hap1.1, whole genome shotgun sequence genome has a window encoding:
- the LOC144379064 gene encoding uncharacterized protein LOC144379064, which produces MRVSSRRRPDLAPRTVAHRSLARQPRERLRPRSWGRRRRRRRRRRRRRRRPRASDQALAKAAFPPSTADQVHRAAVSPGPGAAAAGGPPGPEMLEPQQGAAGRWASGNRPGGDAPVCSAEAAMRALLLGLWQAQPALFQRAGPTAQTGRLLELRGGKATYE; this is translated from the exons ATGCGGGTCTCCAGTCGGCGGAGGCCAGACTTGGCTCCCCGGACCGTGGCCCATCGCTCGCTAGCCCGGCAGCCGCGGGAGCGCTTGCGTCCTCGGTCctggggccgccgccgccgccgccgccgccgccgccgccgccgccgccgccgcccgcgcgcAAGCGACCAAGCCTTGGCCAAGGCGGCTTTCCCACCTAGCACTGCAGATCAAGTCCACAGAGCGGCTGTGTCTCCTGGCCCGGGAGCAGCGGCCGCCGGGGGGCCTCCAGGCCCAGAAATGCTGGAGCCTCAACAGGGCGCGGCGGGGCGCTGGGCCTCCGGAAACCGACCGGGAGGGGATGCTCCAGTCTGTTCTGCGGAGGCCGCGATGCGGGCACTGCTGCTTGGTCTCTGGCAGGCTCAACCTGCTCTCTTCCAAAGAGCTGGGCCAACGGCCCAGACAGGCCGCCTCCTGGAACTCAGAG gaGGAAAAGCCACATATgaatga